The Salinispora tropica CNB-440 genome has a window encoding:
- a CDS encoding MFS transporter translates to MATAQPKLQADPHGARRNEWILVVFTGTTNIADAVARIALPLLAAQISRSPIVVTAVAAIMSLPWLVAALHIGVLVDRMDRRALLMAAEIARMLSVGALLVAVLTATPTLLLIYIAALVIGLADVVAGISGVSIVPSAVPKHRWETANARITALEYLFNGFAGQPIGGFLVAIGFGLALSVTGFAYVVGAILLLLLVGNFKVAAPPTTHKRSVNKDIREGLRFLWQHRLLRTMALLIAIMAGCWAAWLALIPVYAVGGPLGLDERQYGFLLTCLGAGGVIGTVIVGPVNRWIGRRWSMFTDIIGAFGLVAAPALLPAAPSSAWIVGAAAFVAGAGGTMWTVNSRFITQSLVPADMLGRFSAASRLVAWGMTPVAAILAGILAQIFSYRVAFGFFAVLCVLLIYPFFKVVTRERIAEVDGPTGAPATPAPRGEQDGNTGTTDDGEDLPETATTGGSR, encoded by the coding sequence GTGGCCACAGCTCAACCCAAACTGCAGGCAGATCCGCACGGAGCCAGACGAAACGAATGGATTCTGGTCGTCTTCACGGGCACCACGAACATCGCTGACGCGGTGGCCCGGATCGCCCTCCCGCTACTCGCCGCCCAGATTAGTCGATCACCCATCGTAGTCACCGCCGTCGCAGCCATCATGAGCCTGCCGTGGCTGGTAGCGGCGCTGCATATCGGGGTGCTAGTTGACCGGATGGACCGACGAGCCCTACTGATGGCTGCCGAGATCGCTCGGATGCTCTCCGTTGGCGCGCTCCTTGTCGCCGTGCTCACCGCTACCCCCACCCTGCTACTGATCTACATCGCCGCTCTCGTCATCGGCCTGGCGGACGTGGTGGCCGGGATCTCCGGAGTCTCCATCGTCCCGTCGGCTGTACCGAAACATCGGTGGGAGACCGCCAACGCACGAATCACAGCCCTTGAATACCTCTTCAACGGCTTCGCCGGGCAGCCAATCGGCGGCTTTCTCGTGGCGATCGGATTCGGCCTAGCCCTCAGCGTCACCGGCTTCGCCTACGTCGTCGGCGCGATCTTGCTACTCCTGCTGGTCGGCAACTTCAAGGTGGCTGCCCCGCCCACCACCCACAAGCGATCGGTCAACAAGGACATCCGTGAAGGCCTCCGGTTTCTTTGGCAGCACCGGTTGCTTCGGACCATGGCGCTTCTCATCGCCATCATGGCCGGCTGCTGGGCGGCCTGGCTCGCCCTCATTCCGGTCTACGCCGTCGGTGGTCCGCTCGGACTCGATGAACGGCAGTATGGCTTCCTACTTACCTGCCTCGGCGCAGGTGGGGTCATCGGTACCGTCATCGTCGGGCCCGTCAACCGCTGGATTGGCCGGCGTTGGTCGATGTTCACCGACATCATCGGCGCTTTCGGACTCGTAGCGGCTCCCGCGCTGCTGCCCGCAGCACCGTCCAGTGCCTGGATCGTCGGTGCCGCAGCATTTGTCGCTGGCGCTGGTGGCACGATGTGGACGGTCAACTCACGGTTCATCACCCAATCGCTGGTGCCAGCCGACATGCTTGGCCGATTCAGCGCGGCCAGCCGCCTCGTGGCCTGGGGCATGACCCCGGTCGCGGCGATCCTCGCCGGCATCCTCGCCCAGATCTTCTCCTACCGAGTGGCGTTCGGCTTCTTCGCCGTCCTCTGCGTGCTGCTGATCTATCCGTTCTTCAAGGTAGTGACACGAGAGCGGATTGCGGAGGTCGACGGCCCGACCGGAGCCCCCGCCACCCCGGCGCCCCGCGGGGAACAGGACGGGAACACGGGCACCACCGACGACGGTGAGGACCTGCCAGAGACAGCAACCACTGGCGGCTCTCGGTGA
- a CDS encoding acyl carrier protein, whose protein sequence is MTTPADLDQTIAKYASVAFDDSTPLLEAGLESLSLLRLAVELANDDDAEIDATRLVDLRTVGDLKQWLHELSAVGAETGGGAR, encoded by the coding sequence ATGACGACTCCAGCCGACCTCGACCAGACGATCGCGAAGTACGCGTCGGTGGCCTTCGACGACTCGACTCCCCTGCTGGAGGCGGGTCTCGAATCGCTGTCCCTGCTGCGACTCGCCGTCGAGCTGGCCAACGACGACGACGCGGAGATCGACGCCACCCGCCTCGTGGACCTCCGCACCGTGGGTGACCTCAAGCAGTGGCTACACGAGCTGAGCGCCGTGGGCGCCGAAACCGGAGGAGGCGCACGGTGA
- a CDS encoding non-ribosomal peptide synthetase, whose protein sequence is MTTTAGTKLATATAPARLPITESQKGLLVVNERSPGRAVYNQLVRFDIDPSVPDEMIERALVTVVAVQPAMRQVFGLLPEMHVRLTPPPGPQDFPLEWVTARQRDFEEAVGAAQRRIGRPEFDLANGPAYRFAVVRCLDEPRVAVLMCDHHIILDGVSMGPLVRDLQEALSGRLAGAEIEQRRSARETAFVKELAAQNRTATSDRVVERSREWAARLREVPPLVLAPLPGRAVQTEFTGARVGWHLSQDETAALSETCRRLEISPFVFFSGIYGTVLARHGNVSRVLVGSPFMARRTIGAFELGGFFVNTLPVTVDVEWGRTVDEHLGKVVRESIDFCRANVDVTFNRLVADVQPDRSSNRNPLFSAMLAMQDTFTPEPDGPVLRVLEPGNGTAKFDLWLGATPVDGRWLLEIEYDRQLIAPVVADGLLTSLRDAVRWAVRDGSRRLGDLFADASGAASVRSDGWISPLNGDTPWDWVSAAARRRPDAPAIEDPNRQLNYGQLVAEAERINAGLAAHGVSPRAVVGLAAMTLCDTVTAILAILRRGAAYLPLDPGLPAQRLEYMVRRAGCEFIVGETVVPGVPTVTVADLAAATQPVPDSLADPTAPIYVMYTSGSTGQPKGVQMGHRPLANLTSWQIAALSMDAETRFLQYAPLGFDVSFQEILPTLAAGGTVVSREPADRRMFTAMLTRIAATEVTHVYLPVAALRPLVQIAAARDTRLPALRYVCVSGEQLTVDDEIRDFFLAHPHCTLVNLYGPTETHAVTSHRLSYRDSVWPTHMPIGQPYPGVRAYVVDVTGHLAPPGVAGELLLGGDCPADGYINDPDSTVERFVPDRFSGTPGRTMYRTGDLVVRDDRGDLVFLGRMDTQVKIRGYRIELGEIETVANQVDGVRQAVALVRGSGVDRELGLIVRLDTDATFDPEQVRQRLATALPVYMRPLWIFAVEVVPTTPTGKTDRDALLRLADELLVDQQSADTGEVTYADELERDLAGLWGRVLDVEGIQPDRPLIEYGAHSLNIFTTLAEVQEHYGVAVPLVDFFATPTVATLAELIRAGGGGDAAVTS, encoded by the coding sequence GTGACCACGACTGCCGGGACGAAGCTCGCGACGGCAACCGCCCCGGCGCGGTTGCCGATCACCGAGTCGCAGAAGGGGCTGCTGGTCGTCAATGAACGCTCGCCAGGGCGCGCTGTATACAACCAGCTCGTCCGGTTCGACATCGACCCGTCGGTCCCCGACGAGATGATCGAGCGCGCGCTCGTAACAGTGGTCGCAGTCCAGCCAGCCATGCGTCAAGTCTTCGGGCTGCTACCCGAAATGCACGTCCGACTCACCCCGCCCCCGGGGCCGCAGGACTTTCCGCTCGAATGGGTCACGGCCCGGCAGCGTGACTTCGAAGAGGCGGTCGGCGCGGCTCAACGACGGATCGGCCGACCTGAATTCGACCTAGCCAACGGCCCCGCCTACCGTTTCGCCGTCGTTCGCTGCCTCGATGAGCCCCGCGTAGCGGTGCTCATGTGCGACCACCACATCATCCTCGACGGCGTTTCGATGGGACCTCTCGTACGGGACCTTCAGGAGGCGCTGTCCGGACGCCTCGCCGGGGCGGAGATCGAGCAGCGGCGCAGCGCCCGCGAGACGGCCTTCGTCAAGGAGTTGGCGGCGCAGAACCGCACCGCCACCTCCGACCGTGTCGTCGAACGGTCTCGAGAGTGGGCGGCCCGGCTGCGGGAGGTCCCGCCGCTTGTGCTGGCACCCCTGCCTGGTCGCGCCGTGCAGACGGAATTCACCGGCGCCCGCGTCGGCTGGCACCTCAGCCAGGACGAGACCGCCGCGCTATCGGAAACCTGCCGACGGCTGGAGATCTCACCGTTTGTCTTCTTCTCCGGTATCTACGGCACGGTACTGGCCCGGCACGGCAACGTATCCCGCGTGTTGGTCGGCAGCCCATTCATGGCCCGCCGCACGATCGGCGCGTTCGAACTCGGCGGCTTCTTCGTCAACACGCTTCCGGTCACCGTCGACGTGGAGTGGGGCCGCACGGTCGACGAGCATCTTGGCAAAGTGGTTCGGGAGTCCATCGACTTCTGTCGTGCGAATGTGGATGTCACCTTCAACCGCCTCGTCGCCGACGTGCAGCCCGACCGATCTAGTAACCGCAACCCGCTGTTCTCAGCGATGCTTGCCATGCAGGACACCTTCACGCCAGAGCCAGACGGACCCGTGCTGCGGGTTCTGGAGCCCGGCAACGGCACCGCCAAATTCGACCTCTGGCTGGGCGCCACGCCGGTCGACGGCCGCTGGCTGCTCGAAATCGAATACGACCGGCAGCTCATCGCGCCAGTGGTCGCCGACGGGTTGCTCACCTCGCTGCGTGATGCCGTCCGCTGGGCGGTCCGCGACGGTTCGCGCCGGCTCGGTGACCTCTTCGCCGACGCCTCTGGCGCGGCCAGCGTTCGCTCCGACGGCTGGATCAGCCCGCTGAACGGCGACACGCCATGGGACTGGGTCTCGGCGGCGGCTCGGCGGCGGCCCGACGCCCCTGCGATCGAAGACCCGAACCGTCAACTGAACTACGGCCAGTTGGTAGCTGAGGCCGAGCGGATCAACGCCGGCCTCGCTGCGCACGGCGTCAGCCCTCGAGCCGTGGTGGGCCTCGCCGCGATGACCCTGTGCGACACGGTCACGGCCATCTTGGCCATCCTGCGCCGTGGCGCGGCGTATCTTCCCCTGGATCCGGGCCTGCCCGCCCAACGGCTGGAGTACATGGTCCGGCGGGCCGGCTGCGAATTCATCGTCGGCGAGACGGTGGTGCCTGGCGTGCCCACAGTCACGGTGGCGGACTTGGCCGCCGCGACGCAGCCGGTGCCCGACTCGCTGGCCGACCCTACGGCCCCGATCTATGTCATGTACACGTCGGGCTCCACCGGGCAGCCCAAGGGCGTCCAGATGGGGCACCGACCGCTGGCCAACCTGACAAGCTGGCAGATAGCAGCCCTATCCATGGACGCCGAGACCCGCTTTCTCCAATACGCCCCGCTCGGCTTCGATGTCTCCTTCCAAGAGATCCTGCCGACTCTGGCCGCCGGCGGGACGGTGGTCTCCCGTGAGCCAGCCGACCGGCGGATGTTCACCGCCATGCTCACTCGGATCGCCGCCACCGAGGTGACGCACGTCTATCTACCGGTCGCGGCGCTGCGGCCCTTGGTGCAGATCGCCGCCGCCAGGGACACTCGACTGCCGGCGCTGCGCTACGTTTGCGTCTCGGGCGAACAACTCACCGTCGACGACGAGATCCGCGACTTTTTTCTCGCCCACCCGCACTGCACCCTGGTCAACCTGTACGGCCCTACCGAAACCCACGCGGTGACATCGCACCGGCTGTCGTACCGGGACTCGGTATGGCCGACCCACATGCCGATCGGTCAGCCGTACCCAGGGGTACGCGCATACGTGGTCGACGTAACCGGCCACCTCGCCCCGCCCGGCGTCGCCGGCGAGCTGCTCCTAGGCGGAGACTGCCCCGCCGACGGATACATCAACGACCCGGACAGCACGGTCGAGAGGTTTGTGCCCGACCGCTTTTCGGGCACCCCCGGTAGAACCATGTACCGCACTGGGGACCTCGTAGTACGCGACGACCGCGGTGACCTGGTCTTCCTGGGCCGGATGGACACTCAGGTCAAAATCCGGGGATACCGAATTGAGTTGGGCGAGATCGAAACCGTCGCGAACCAAGTCGATGGCGTTCGACAGGCGGTCGCGTTGGTCCGGGGCAGCGGCGTCGACCGGGAACTCGGCTTGATCGTTCGTCTCGACACCGACGCCACTTTCGACCCGGAGCAGGTCCGTCAACGGCTGGCAACGGCACTGCCGGTCTATATGCGGCCGCTGTGGATATTTGCAGTCGAGGTGGTTCCGACGACACCGACCGGCAAGACTGACCGGGACGCCCTCCTGCGGCTCGCCGACGAGCTGCTGGTCGATCAACAAAGCGCTGACACTGGTGAGGTCACCTACGCCGACGAACTGGAGCGGGACCTAGCCGGGCTGTGGGGCAGGGTACTCGATGTCGAGGGCATCCAGCCGGACCGTCCACTCATCGAGTACGGCGCCCACTCGCTCAACATCTTTACCACCCTCGCCGAGGTGCAGGAGCACTACGGGGTGGCGGTGCCATTGGTCGACTTCTTCGCCACGCCGACCGTGGCCACCCTTGCCGAACTGATCCGGGCGGGCGGGGGCGGCGACGCGGCGGTGACGTCATGA
- a CDS encoding alpha/beta fold hydrolase: MTTRLPGRLVSLLRRGTRPACVLLPGAGGGLHPYLRLAAAIGKTHNVAVVRAAGLLPDEEPEVSIADMADAATRALTADQTVPAAVFGWSLGGAVAWELCVRLAEWGYQPDLVLVDASPLPRRATAEEDARVRETIIGMLGPRPDPATVERVRRVFDTQVAALASYRADRSYPGRVLMLMCTDEEFTFRAEAEARWRELAPDLSAGRLDAGHFDVFDPERLPQLVDEVTPFLGRASGAVLR, translated from the coding sequence ATGACGACCAGGCTGCCCGGCCGGCTGGTTTCCCTGCTGCGGCGGGGCACCCGGCCCGCGTGCGTGCTGCTGCCGGGCGCCGGTGGTGGGCTGCACCCCTACTTGCGGCTCGCCGCGGCGATCGGCAAAACCCATAACGTCGCGGTGGTACGCGCGGCCGGCCTACTGCCCGACGAGGAACCGGAAGTCAGCATCGCCGACATGGCCGATGCGGCGACGCGGGCGCTGACCGCGGACCAGACGGTCCCGGCAGCTGTCTTTGGCTGGTCCCTTGGTGGCGCAGTGGCCTGGGAGCTGTGCGTGCGGCTGGCCGAATGGGGGTACCAGCCCGACCTAGTGCTGGTGGACGCGTCGCCGCTGCCGCGCCGTGCCACGGCCGAGGAGGACGCCCGCGTCCGCGAAACCATCATCGGGATGCTCGGGCCGCGCCCCGACCCGGCGACCGTCGAGCGGGTCCGACGGGTTTTCGACACGCAGGTCGCTGCCCTCGCGAGCTATCGGGCCGACCGCTCCTACCCGGGCCGCGTGTTGATGCTGATGTGCACCGACGAGGAGTTCACGTTTCGGGCAGAGGCCGAAGCCCGGTGGCGGGAGCTCGCGCCGGATCTAAGTGCCGGACGGCTCGACGCAGGCCACTTCGATGTCTTCGACCCCGAGCGCCTGCCGCAGTTGGTCGACGAGGTGACACCGTTCCTTGGTCGAGCCTCCGGGGCGGTGCTGCGATGA
- a CDS encoding SDR family NAD(P)-dependent oxidoreductase — MRPLGVVSGGTRGIGLSFSRRLVKLGHRVVALYRDDALAAAAAAAELGEAFHPVRLDVADADAVGAAVKTTLDAHGPPTVLVNNAGINIDRPFLQMSTEDWRRVLDTNLSGVFHLTREFAPAMLRAEGDSVVVNVGATTGIRPRLNGANYCASKAGLLQLTKCLALELAPRIRVNCLIPGMTETDELVTRFRLDDPAARAAVVAEIPRGHIGTTEEVADALEFLVGPASRYLTGQKLIVDGGQFMW, encoded by the coding sequence ATGAGGCCGCTGGGGGTCGTCAGCGGCGGCACCCGGGGCATCGGTCTGTCCTTCAGCCGCCGCCTGGTAAAGCTGGGCCATCGGGTAGTCGCACTGTACCGCGATGACGCCCTCGCGGCGGCAGCGGCGGCTGCGGAACTGGGCGAGGCGTTCCACCCGGTCCGGCTGGACGTCGCTGATGCTGACGCGGTAGGCGCAGCCGTCAAGACGACACTCGACGCGCACGGTCCGCCAACCGTGCTGGTGAATAACGCGGGAATCAATATCGATCGGCCATTTCTGCAGATGTCGACCGAGGACTGGCGGCGGGTGTTGGACACGAACCTCTCCGGCGTATTCCATCTGACCCGCGAGTTCGCGCCGGCGATGCTGAGGGCCGAGGGCGACAGCGTCGTCGTCAACGTGGGCGCCACCACTGGCATCCGTCCCCGCCTCAACGGCGCGAACTACTGCGCCAGCAAGGCTGGCTTGCTGCAGCTGACCAAGTGCCTAGCGCTGGAGCTCGCGCCCCGAATCAGGGTCAACTGCTTGATCCCGGGCATGACCGAGACCGACGAGCTAGTGACCCGGTTCCGGCTTGACGACCCAGCTGCCCGGGCGGCAGTGGTCGCGGAGATCCCCCGGGGCCACATTGGCACCACCGAGGAAGTCGCCGATGCCCTGGAGTTCCTCGTGGGGCCGGCAAGCAGATACCTGACCGGGCAAAAGCTAATCGTGGACGGGGGGCAGTTCATGTGGTGA
- a CDS encoding glutamate-5-semialdehyde dehydrogenase: MDNILDGATRARAELPTPGDERYDRYCEALADELSSGWADVLAANATDVAQGVRAGLGPELVDRLALGKRHLDALVDLIARTRAALPTVTAPTVGHRAGNGATVRRLPKPLGVVLMIFEARPTVTVEGALLPVAVGNVAILRGGTEIAATNQALAVVVGRALKDAQLPMGTVQVVTDPDRRLVRALLKRRDKIDGLIPRGSPSLIDYCLTSSTIPVIASGGGVNHLYVDRSADLELAARIALDSKLGEPTACNTLELVLAHEDVAEELTRALVRAGAELAEPWLLRVDPRLTAAVPPEAPVAELAAADDGREFLERAVGIRPVAGLDEAVAHIRRFGSQHTEGVVAADPVSVEAFLERVDAATLVVNGSLRLHDGPTMGLGPELSIATGRLHVRGPVSLSALLTWSWVVDAGGRLRGGTEAAT; this comes from the coding sequence GTGGACAACATCCTAGACGGCGCGACGCGAGCCAGAGCCGAGCTTCCCACGCCCGGCGACGAACGCTACGACCGGTACTGCGAGGCGCTCGCCGACGAGCTCTCCTCGGGCTGGGCCGACGTGCTGGCGGCGAACGCCACCGACGTGGCCCAAGGCGTCAGGGCTGGTCTCGGTCCCGAGCTGGTCGACCGTCTGGCGCTTGGCAAGCGTCACCTCGACGCGCTGGTCGACCTGATTGCGCGCACCCGTGCGGCGCTGCCGACAGTGACCGCCCCGACCGTTGGTCACCGGGCCGGCAATGGCGCCACCGTGCGCCGGCTGCCCAAGCCGCTGGGTGTGGTCCTGATGATCTTTGAAGCGCGGCCGACAGTGACGGTGGAGGGCGCCCTGCTGCCTGTGGCGGTCGGCAACGTAGCCATCCTGCGCGGCGGCACGGAGATCGCAGCCACCAACCAGGCCCTCGCCGTCGTCGTCGGCCGGGCGCTGAAAGACGCGCAACTACCCATGGGCACGGTACAGGTCGTCACCGACCCCGACCGGCGGCTAGTGCGAGCCCTGCTCAAGCGGCGCGACAAGATCGATGGACTCATTCCCCGGGGCAGCCCTTCCCTGATCGACTACTGCCTGACCAGTTCCACCATCCCGGTCATCGCCAGCGGCGGCGGGGTCAACCACCTCTACGTCGACCGCAGCGCCGACCTGGAGCTGGCCGCCCGGATCGCCCTCGACAGCAAGCTCGGCGAGCCCACCGCCTGCAACACCCTCGAACTGGTCCTGGCCCACGAGGACGTGGCCGAGGAGTTGACTCGGGCCCTCGTGCGAGCCGGCGCCGAGCTGGCCGAGCCGTGGCTGCTGCGGGTTGACCCCCGGCTGACCGCCGCCGTGCCTCCCGAAGCGCCCGTGGCCGAACTGGCCGCCGCCGACGACGGTCGGGAGTTTTTGGAACGCGCGGTCGGCATCCGGCCCGTCGCTGGCCTCGACGAGGCGGTTGCTCACATCCGCCGCTTCGGTTCCCAGCACACCGAGGGCGTGGTGGCCGCTGACCCGGTCTCCGTGGAGGCATTCCTGGAAAGGGTGGACGCCGCCACGCTGGTGGTCAACGGCTCCCTGCGCCTGCACGACGGTCCGACGATGGGGCTGGGACCGGAGCTGTCTATCGCCACCGGCCGGCTACATGTCCGCGGACCCGTCAGCCTGTCTGCCCTGCTGACCTGGAGCTGGGTCGTCGACGCCGGGGGCAGGCTGCGCGGCGGAACGGAGGCGGCGACATGA
- a CDS encoding phosphopantetheine-binding protein: MTDRPHINDAVKRLVVRESRISVDPGTIDDLEPLNGDLLRVNSLGFLGMLVRLEDELDVMLPDDIFAGRAFTTVADLVDVVVDLVKEES, from the coding sequence ATGACTGACCGGCCTCACATCAACGACGCAGTCAAACGGCTGGTCGTACGCGAGTCACGGATCTCGGTCGACCCCGGCACCATCGACGACCTCGAGCCACTCAACGGTGACCTGCTACGAGTCAACTCGCTGGGCTTCCTCGGCATGCTCGTGCGGCTCGAGGACGAACTCGACGTCATGTTGCCGGACGACATCTTCGCCGGGCGGGCCTTCACGACCGTCGCCGACCTGGTCGACGTCGTCGTGGATCTGGTGAAGGAGGAGTCGTGA
- a CDS encoding TrpB-like pyridoxal phosphate-dependent enzyme, with protein MTETPRAWRSVLPHLGYELPADVTPQRTGGPMIATLPLELIRQSVATREFWPIPEPVAERYRSYRPAPLWRARRFEAEIGATVPIYVKYEGGNISGSHKFNTALAQAHYYHRAGFRELVTGTGAGQWGSALAAACAAFGIACTVFMVGGSLRDKPYRGSLMRLYNAELHASPSRLTHVGRVAAERSGQGNSLALAIGEAVEYARADPKRAFCIGSGETYSILHQSVIGLEAIDQLAALDASVEAVIGCVGAGSNFGGLALPFFAADSAGERDVPTELIAVESSTTPKLTRGVYAFDHTDSTGTGPMEAMYTIGSGYAIPASHSAGLRFHGAAKLISAMRYRDQISALAVGQREALTAGRTFALTELVVPAPESGHALAAAARVATGREPGHPARRGLLVCISGHGLLDLAAYDKLLAGLPEDRAADSDALRAATASLRAVHPMGGA; from the coding sequence GTGACCGAGACACCTCGAGCCTGGCGCAGCGTCCTGCCGCACCTTGGCTACGAGCTGCCCGCCGATGTGACGCCGCAGCGCACCGGTGGCCCGATGATCGCCACTTTGCCGCTAGAGCTGATCCGGCAGAGTGTCGCAACCCGGGAGTTCTGGCCGATCCCCGAGCCGGTCGCCGAGCGATACCGAAGCTACCGGCCGGCGCCGCTGTGGCGGGCCCGGCGCTTCGAGGCCGAGATCGGAGCGACCGTCCCGATCTATGTGAAGTACGAGGGTGGCAACATCTCGGGTAGCCACAAATTCAACACTGCGCTGGCGCAGGCCCACTACTACCACCGCGCAGGCTTCCGGGAGCTGGTCACTGGAACCGGTGCCGGGCAGTGGGGCAGCGCGCTCGCCGCCGCGTGCGCCGCATTCGGCATAGCCTGCACCGTTTTCATGGTCGGCGGGAGCCTACGCGATAAGCCGTATCGGGGCAGCCTGATGCGCCTCTACAACGCGGAACTGCACGCCAGCCCCAGCCGACTGACACACGTGGGACGCGTTGCCGCCGAGCGGTCGGGGCAGGGCAACAGCCTCGCGTTAGCCATCGGCGAGGCCGTCGAGTATGCGAGAGCGGACCCCAAGCGGGCGTTTTGTATCGGCAGTGGCGAGACATACAGCATCCTGCACCAGTCGGTGATCGGCCTGGAAGCCATCGACCAGCTTGCTGCTCTTGACGCCAGCGTGGAGGCGGTGATCGGTTGCGTGGGTGCCGGCAGCAACTTCGGCGGGCTGGCCCTGCCGTTCTTCGCCGCCGACTCCGCCGGGGAGCGGGACGTGCCCACCGAATTGATCGCGGTGGAGTCCAGCACCACCCCGAAACTCACCCGTGGGGTGTACGCCTTTGACCACACGGACTCCACCGGCACCGGACCGATGGAGGCGATGTACACGATCGGCAGCGGGTACGCGATCCCCGCATCGCACTCGGCGGGATTGCGCTTCCACGGTGCGGCGAAGCTCATCTCTGCGATGCGGTACCGAGACCAGATCTCGGCGTTGGCGGTGGGCCAGCGGGAGGCGCTGACCGCTGGCCGTACGTTCGCCCTGACCGAGCTGGTAGTGCCGGCACCGGAGTCGGGTCACGCGCTGGCGGCCGCTGCCCGGGTAGCGACGGGCCGCGAACCCGGGCACCCAGCGCGGCGCGGGCTGCTGGTCTGTATCAGCGGGCACGGCCTGCTCGACCTGGCCGCATACGACAAGCTCCTCGCCGGTTTGCCCGAGGACCGCGCAGCCGACTCGGACGCGTTGCGGGCGGCGACGGCGTCGCTGCGCGCAGTCCACCCGATGGGAGGAGCGTGA
- a CDS encoding acyl carrier protein, which produces MVVPAIPTRSREWTPVLTGLRADLLDCMQVNLAALADRAYRPGAHLELGASLRFHITAGPAGTPAVTASVEQRLTEAGDLLGLRVTRRWDDVPGTRLRELLAEHSPLYVVADTFTMSWLPYAGNQHMHHSFLLVDADDPCVLVDGYHNSTHWGDARPGTWRMPAAQFDAAVPRATAMAVAAGGAPTLDRPAVLRDNASALRAEADQIEDYLAAVRRRAGEAQAATQLVLDVWLLGRSRALHAAWLANDPTTADAAREAAARADDWLALASQSYVAMRRVHRGGAFPAPVLDQLDGLLRGEVAFADGLADIGRVPPQSAPTTESNRIRGVLADEVRAALGVGPEVPVDDRPLRTLPGFNSFRLVEVIERAEARLRVELDPDDLTGTALHDLDSLGAVFDRARAATQRVSGR; this is translated from the coding sequence ATGGTCGTGCCTGCAATACCGACGCGCAGCCGGGAGTGGACGCCGGTGCTCACCGGTCTTCGCGCCGATCTGCTGGACTGCATGCAGGTGAACCTGGCCGCACTGGCCGATCGAGCCTACCGGCCTGGCGCGCACCTGGAGCTTGGCGCCAGCCTGCGCTTTCACATCACCGCGGGACCTGCAGGGACGCCAGCGGTGACCGCGTCGGTCGAGCAGCGGTTGACCGAGGCGGGCGACCTGCTCGGCCTGCGGGTCACCCGGCGCTGGGACGATGTGCCTGGTACCCGGCTGCGTGAGCTACTCGCGGAGCACTCGCCGCTCTATGTGGTCGCTGACACGTTCACCATGAGCTGGCTGCCGTACGCCGGCAACCAGCACATGCATCACAGCTTCCTGTTGGTCGACGCCGACGATCCATGTGTGTTGGTCGATGGCTACCACAACTCCACACATTGGGGCGACGCGCGACCGGGAACCTGGCGAATGCCGGCTGCCCAATTCGACGCGGCGGTGCCCCGAGCGACCGCGATGGCCGTCGCCGCCGGCGGGGCCCCAACGCTTGACCGGCCGGCGGTCCTGCGCGACAACGCTTCCGCGCTGCGCGCCGAGGCAGACCAGATCGAGGACTACCTAGCGGCAGTGCGGCGACGGGCGGGCGAGGCGCAGGCGGCGACCCAGCTCGTGCTCGATGTGTGGCTGCTCGGCCGGTCCCGGGCCCTGCACGCCGCCTGGCTGGCCAACGATCCGACCACCGCCGACGCGGCACGGGAGGCCGCCGCCCGCGCCGACGACTGGCTCGCCCTGGCTAGTCAGAGCTACGTGGCAATGCGCCGGGTTCACCGGGGCGGCGCCTTCCCCGCTCCGGTCCTCGACCAGCTTGACGGCCTGCTGCGCGGCGAGGTGGCGTTCGCTGATGGGCTCGCCGACATCGGGCGGGTGCCGCCGCAGAGCGCGCCAACCACCGAATCTAACCGGATCCGCGGGGTGCTCGCCGACGAAGTCCGGGCCGCCCTCGGGGTAGGCCCTGAGGTGCCAGTCGACGATCGTCCGCTACGGACACTGCCCGGCTTCAACTCCTTCCGGCTTGTCGAGGTGATCGAGCGAGCAGAGGCCCGACTGCGGGTGGAGCTGGACCCGGACGACCTCACGGGGACGGCCCTGCACGACCTCGACTCACTCGGAGCCGTGTTTGACCGGGCCCGTGCGGCGACGCAAAGGGTGTCGGGCCGATGA